In Caulobacter sp. X, the sequence GCGGCTGGAGCAGAGCCGTCACAAGCCAGGTCACGGCCTGGGCCTGACGCTGGCTGGCGCGGTGGCGCGCGCCCACGTCTCGACTTTGCGCTTGGAGGACGCCAGGCCGGGTCTGGCGGTGTCCCTGACCCTGTCGCGCGCCTAGAGCAAGGCTCCGGCCATGAGCCTGAAGCTCCCAGCCTCATGGAGGATGAGCGCGCCGATCGCGATCAGCACGAAGGGCAGGACGATGTGTCCGAATTTGCGGATCGGAGCGCCGATCGTGCGGTGATTGACCAGCCAGAAGGCCAGCAGGCACCAGATCGCGGTCATGGCCAGGAAAGCAGCGGCAGTGATGACGATCTGGCCGGCGGTGCGGGTGGCGAAAAACGGCGCTTAGACACCCAGATTGTCGCCGCCATTGGCGATGGTCACCGCCGCGACGGCGATGATCTTGCCCAGCCCCGACGCGCCGGTCCGATCGGGAATCTCGTCTTGGGCCGCATCGATAGGCTTGCGCAGGTCGAACAGCTTCTTGAGGCCCAGGGCGAGGGGGATCAGGCCTAGCAAGCCCACATAGGGCGGCGCCAGGACGAGCGAGACCAGCGCCGCCAGAACGCTGGCGCCAACGAGAACCGCCATGCCCAGGTATTGGCCCACCACCACTTGGCGCGGTCGAAATCGCCGGTCGGAGAAGAAGCCGACCAGAACGAAAATATCGTCGACATTGGTGACGGCGAACAACGGAACCGCAAGGGCGAGAGTGGCGAAATCCATGGACTGACCTGGGCGACTGGCTTTGAACGAGGGTTGCTGGCGCGGATGCGGCGGCTAACGGGCGGCGGTGCTGGCGCGGGGCGCACCAAGGCCGGCCACGCCGACACCGGCGGCCCGGATCGCGGCCAGGCCATTGGTCGCGAAGGCTGACCGCGAATAGCGGGCCATCACCCAGGCGCGCCCCTCCTGGCCGCACTCAAAGGCCCATTGCGGCGCTTTGGCAAGGTTCTCCAACGCCCCGGCCAACGCTTCGACGTCGCCATAGTCGACCAACACGCCGCCGCCCGAGGCCCTGATGCTGTTTGCCATTTCGCCGACCGGGCTGGCGATCACGGGCAGGCCCGCGCACATCGCCTCGTGGGCGGCGATGCCGAAGCCTTCATGGTGGGAGGGCTGCACATAGCCATTGAGCAGGGCCAGGAACGGGCCAGGCGCGACGAAGCCGACGAACCAGACATTGGTCAGCTTCAGCTCGGCGACACGGCGCTGCAGGTCCGCCCGCGCGGGGCCATCCCCGGCGATCAGCACTTGGAGCGTTCTGGCCCGGGCCGGCGAGGTATCGCGCAGGCGGGCCAAGGCCTCGATCAGCACGTCATAACCCTTGTTGGGATGCAGTCGCCCTAGGCTGCCGATCGTGAACTTGCCGCTGTCGGCCGCCTTGGCCACGGGGGCCTCGGGATCGGCTTG encodes:
- a CDS encoding glycosyltransferase, whose amino-acid sequence is MKICYVINSLDGGGGALPLPRILAVLRAAGHEVFVVSLMERDGLARPVLEATGTPYAVIGGAKRRFVRTALRLNRIVKTMAPDLIWTSLSHATVTGQLVGRLQGIPVVSWLHNAWLKPVNAMIMRATVSLTRHWIADSDTVAAFGKRVLNIDQDQISIWPIFQADPEAPVAKAADSGKFTIGSLGRLHPNKGYDVLIEALARLRDTSPARARTLQVLIAGDGPARADLQRRVAELKLTNVWFVGFVAPGPFLALLNGYVQPSHHEGFGIAAHEAMCAGLPVIASPVGEMANSIRASGGGVLVDYGDVEALAGALENLAKAPQWAFECGQEGRAWVMARYSRSAFATNGLAAIRAAGVGVAGLGAPRASTAAR